The following coding sequences lie in one Populus nigra chromosome 15, ddPopNigr1.1, whole genome shotgun sequence genomic window:
- the LOC133674771 gene encoding 36.4 kDa proline-rich protein-like, with the protein MDSSKSSALLFICMIFISSATSILGCNSCGTPKNKHPKTPKGSITLPPIVKPPVTLPPIVKPPVTLPPLPVPPIVKPPAVTLPPLPVPPIVKPPVTLPPLPVPPIVKPPVALPPLPLPPIVKPPVTLPPLPLPPIVKPPAVTLPPLPAPPVLPVPPVTLPPLPIPPVLPVPPVALPPLPIPPVLPVPPVTLPPLPIPPVLPVPPVITNPPKGKPCPPPPSSKDTCPIDTLKLGACVDLLGGLVHVGLGDPVVNQCCPVLKGLVELEAAVCLCTTLKIKALNLNIYVPLALQLLVTCGKTPPPGYTCSL; encoded by the coding sequence ATGGATTCATCCAAAAGTTCAGCTCTCCTCTTCATTTGCATGATCTTTATTTCCTCAGCCACCTCAATTCTTGGATGTAATTCTTGTGGCACACCAAAGAACAAACACCCTAAGACTCCTAAAGGTTCCATTACACTCCCTCCTATTGTTAAGCCACCAGTCACTCTTCCTCCGATTGTTAAGCCACCAGTGACACTCCCTCCTCTGCCAGTTCCTCCGATTGTTAAGCCACCAGCTGTGACACTCCCTCCACTGCCAGTTCCTCCGATTGTTAAGCCACCAGTGACACTCCCTCCTCTGCCAGTTCCTCCGATTGTTAAGCCACCAGTGGCACTCCCTCCACTGCCACTTCCTCCGATTGTTAAGCCACCAGTGACACTCCCTCCTCTGCCACTTCCTCCGATTGTTAAGCCACCAGCTGTGACACTCCCTCCACTGCCAGCTCCTCCAGTGCTGCCAGTTCCTCCTGTGACACTCCCTCCTCTGCCAATTCCTCCAGTGTTGCCAGTTCCTCCTGTGGCACTCCCTCCTCTGCCAATTCCTCCAGTGCTGCCAGTTCCTCCTGTGACACTCCCTCCTCTGCCAATTCCTCCAGTGCTGCCAGTTCCTCCAGTGATTACAAATCCACCAAAGGGAAAGCCATGCCCACCGCCTCCTTCATCCAAGGATACATGCCCTATCGATACACTAAAACTTGGTGCTTGTGTGGATCTTCTTGGTGGGTTAGTGCACGTTGGCCTTGGTGATCCAGTTGTGAACCAGTGCTGCCCAGTTCTTAAAGGACTTGTTGAACTTGAAGCTGCAGTCTGCTTGTGCACCACTCTCAAAATCAAAGCTCTTAACCTCAACATCTACGTCCCGCTTGCTCTTCAGCTCCTTGTTACTTGTGGGAAGACACCGCCTCCTGGTTACACTTGCTCTCTCTAG
- the LOC133673894 gene encoding vesicle-associated membrane protein 711-like, with protein sequence MGILYGMVARGLVVLAEFSSIAQTNANTVARQILDKIPRGNEDSNSSYSHDRYIFHVKRTDDLTVLCMADDATGRRIPFEFLEDIHQRFVKTYGRAIHTSAPYAMNEEFSRILSQQMDHFSNDPNADRLNRLQGEMSHVRSVMIDNIDRVLQRGDRLALLVEKTSTLQGNTIRFRRQTQRFRNTQWWRNFKLKATLILFLLIFIYTALALFCHGPSLHSCLK encoded by the exons ATGGGGATATTGTATGGCATGGTGGCAAGAGGTCTTGTGGTCTTGGCAGAATTTAGCAGCATTGCGCAAACAAATGCAAACACCGTAGCAAGGCAGATTCTTGATAAAATCCCTCGTGGAAATGAAGATAGTAATTCATCGTATTCTCATGATCGTtacatttttcatgttaaaagaaCCGATGACCTTACCGTTCTTTGCATGGCTGATGATGCCACCGGAC GGAGAATCCCATTTGAATTTCTCGAGGATATTCATCAAAGATTTGTGAAGACATACGGCCGTGCAATTCATACATCTGCTCCCTATGCCATGAATGAAGAGTTTTCCAGGATCCTGAGCCAACAGATGGACCATTTTTCAAATGATCCGAATGCGGATCGATTGAACCGTTTACAGGGTGAAATGAGTCAT GTAAGGAGTGTCATGATCGACAACATTGACAGGGTGTTGCAGAGGGGAGATCGGCTGGCGCTGCTAGTTGAAAAAACTTCCACATTGCAAGGAAATACAATTCGCTTTCGGCGACAGACTCAGCGTTTCAGAAATACACAGTGGTGGAGAAATTTCAAGCTCAA GGCTACATTGATactttttctcttgattttcatTTATACTGCACTCGCATTGTTCTGTCATGGTCCCTCACTTCATTCCTGCTTGAAGTAA
- the LOC133674501 gene encoding uncharacterized protein LOC133674501, which yields MDARDSTSNRDVSSSPGGSGTTTGGGGGEDDPILSVTAALAKDAWFHFNSRRFNECLEVLYQLKQKKEDDPKVLHNIAIAEYCRDGYPDPKKLLEILYNIERKSKELAYTSGKQVETVSNPGNKVVPGSKGSGATVHQASATNSLPVADMDEFDPAVARLNIAIIWYHLHEYSKALSVLEPLYHNIEPIEERTALHVCLLLLDVALACQDASKSADVLLYLEKAFGFGSVGQGDNGSAAQQQSTNLVAKSLTVPSSSSGMDANSDLAPSENALENSLSRTLSDETLEYESMFSLDISGQNLARPVGLSSSNDLSRTPIDRSFSPSEMKLKLHIYKVQFLLLTRNLKQAKREVKLAINIARVRDSPMALLLKSQLEYARGNYRKAIKLLMASSNRAEMGISSMFNNLGCIYYQLGKYHSASVLFSKALASSSSIWKDKPRKLLTFSQDKSLLIVYNCGVQHLACGKPLLAAHCFEKASLVFYNQPLLWLRLGECCLMALEKGLLKAGRVPSDKSDVTVHVFGKGKWRHLAIENGISRNGYVDSVEKEDLFLGSDGHPKLSMSLARQCLRNALHLLDYSELNHLKPGLPSNISLDENELSEEGSMKSSNHKNLTGLDSKASTVGLGQVNANGDAKEQKGGTSQEIMQKSISFHEDIRRRENQMIKQALLANLAYVELELENPEKALSNARSLLELPVCSRIYIFLGHVYAAEALCLLDKPKEAAEHLSIYLSGGNNVELPFSQDDYVQWRVEKAFDYEELNGGSITAKNSSPDESQGIVFLNPEEARGTLYANFAAMYAAQGDLERAHHFVTQALSLVPNRPEATLTAVYVDLMLGNSQAAVAKLKQCSRLRFLPSDVQLNKC from the exons ATGGACGCACGAGATTCCACATCGAACCGAGACGTCTCATCGAGCCCCGGCGGCAGCGGCACCACCACCGGcggtggaggaggagaagacGACCCTATCCTTTCCGTCACCGCCGCTCTCGCCAAAGACGCTTGGTTTCACTTCAACTCTCGCCGGTTCAATGAGTGCCTCGAGGTTCTGTATCAGCTAAAGCAGAAAAAAGAAGACGATCCGAAG GTACTACATAATATTGCAATTGCGGAGTATTGTCGAGATGGTTATCCAGATCCAAAGAAGTTGCTTGAAATACTTTATAACATTGAG AGGAAAAGCAAAGAGCTTGCTTACACCTCAGGAAAGCAGGTAGAGACTGTTAGCAATCCTGGGAACAAAGTTGTGCCAGGGTCTAAAGGAAGTGGTGCAACAGTGCACCAAGCATCTGCCACGAACAGCTTGCCTGTTGCTGACATGGATGAATTTGACCCAGCTGTAGCAAGGCTAAACATT GCAATCATTTGGTACCATCTTCATGAATATTCAAAGGCATTATCGGTTCTAGAACCTTTGTATCACAATATTGAACCTATAGAGGAG AGAACTGCTCTTCATGTCTGCCTTTTGTTGCTAGATGTTGCACTTGCCTGCCAGGATGCATCTAAATCTGCT GATGTATTACTATATCTAGAAAAAGCGTTTGGCTTTGGTTCTGTGGGTCAAGGTGATAATGGGAGTGCAGCACAGCAACAATCGACAAATCTAGTTGCAAAATCTTTGACTGTTCCTAGTAGTTCATCAGGGATGGATGCTAATTCAGATTTAGCTCCTAGTGAGAATGCTTTGGAAAATTCTTTATCGAGAACTCTATCAGACGAGACACTTGAGTATGAATCAATGTTCTCACTCGACATAAGTGGGCAAAACTTAGCAAGGCCTGTGGGTCTTTCATCTTCAAATGACCTTTCAAGGACCCCAATTGATAGGTCCTTTTCTCCTTCTGAAATGAAGCTTAAGTTGCACATTTACAAGGTTCAATTTCTACTACTCACCAGGAATTTGAAACAAGCAAAGCGTGAAGTCAAGCTTGCTATCAACATTGCACGTGTGAGGGACTCGCCCATGGCTCTCCTCTTGAAATCTCAGCTTGAATATGCTCGTGGTAACTACCGTAAGGCCATTAAGCTGTTAATGGCATCAAGTAATCGGGCAGAGATGGGGATTTCAAGCATGTTCAACAACCTTGGGTGCATTTACTATCAGCTTGGGAAATACCATTCAGCATCTGTTCTCTTTTCGAAGGCACTGGCCAGTAGTTCATCTATTTGGAAGGACAAGCCACGAAAGTTGTTAACTTTTTCACAGGATAAATCTCTCCTCATTGTATATAACTGTGGAGTGCAGCACTTGGCTTGTGGGAAACCCTTACTGGCTGCTCACTGTTTCGAAAAAGCAAGTTTGGTTTTCTACAACCAGCCTTTATTGTGGCTCCGGCTTGGTGAATGCTGCTTGATGGCTTTGGAGAAGGGACTTCTAAAAGCTGGTCGGGTTCCATCAGACAAGTCAGATGTTACCGTTCATGTTTTCGGCAAGGGAAAATGGAGGCATCTTGCAATTGAAAACGGTATTTCAAGAAATGGATATGTGGATTCTGTTGAAAAGGAAGATTTGTTTTTGGGTAGTGATGGCCATCCAAAGCTCTCCATGTCCCTTGCTCGGCAGTGTCTCCGCAATGCACTGCATTTACTGGATTACTCGGAATTAAATCATTTGAAACCTGGTTTGCCTTCTAATATATCCTTGGATGAAAATGAACTGAGCGAAGAAGGATCTATGAAGAGTTCAAACCACAAGAATTTAACTGGCCTTGATTCCAAAGCATCTACTGTAGGCTTAGGTCAAGTTAATGCTAACGGGGATGCAAAAGAACAGAAGGGAGGGACAAGTCAGGAGATCATGCAGAAGTCTATCTCTTTCCACGAAGATATTCGCAGGAGAGAAAATCAGATGATCAAGCAAGCGCTTCTCGCTAACTTAGCATATGTAGAGTTGGAATTGGAAAATCCTGAGAAGGCCTTGTCAAATGCAAGGTCTCTCTTGGAACTTCCAGTATGTTcgagaatttatatttttctgggTCATGTGTATGCAGCTGAGGCTCTCTGCTTGCTGGACAAGCCCAAGGAAGCTGCTGAGCATTTGTCAATTTATTTGTCTGGAGGAAATAATGTGGAGTTGCCCTTTAGCCAGGATGACTATGTGCAATGGCGAGTGGAAAAAGCTTTTGATTATGAAGAGTTAAATGGAGGATCAATCACTGCAAAGAATTCCTCCCCAGATGAATCACAAGGTATCGTGTTCCTCAATCCCGAAGAGGCACGCGGAACCCTTTACGCAAATTTTGCAGCCATGTATGCAGCACAGGGTGATCTTGAGCGAGCCCACCATTTCGTGACACAAGCTTTATCCCTCGTACCTAATCGTCCAGAAGCTACTCTGACAGCAGTTTACGTTGATCTTATGCTCGGTAACTCACAGGCAGCGGTTGCCAAGTTAAAACAATGTAGTCGGCTCAGATTTCTCCCAAGTGATGTACAATTGAATAAGTGTTGA